The Nitrospinota bacterium region AGTTACAACATCAACGGATTACCCGTTGTGGACGACGATGAAAAAGTGATCGGAATCGTAACCCAGGGCGATTTGATCGAACAAAACAAAAACCTGCACATTCCTACGGTCATCACCCTGTTTGATGCGGTCCTATTTCTGGATAGCGAAAAAAAATTCGAAGCCGATATCAAAAAACTTACAGCTAACAAGGTGCGGGATATTTACAGCACCGATGCGATCACCATTTCAGTTGATGCAGAACTTGGCGAAATCGCCACGATCATGGCGGAAAAGGACGTTCACACTCTGCCGGTGCTGGATGATGGCAAGCTGGTGGGGGTCATCGGCAAACTGGACCTGATCCGGGCAATGGCCTGAAGGCTCCCCTCAGGAGTCGGTGGGTTTATGATTGCTTTCTCTATACTTGAGGGATGCGGCAACAAAATCCCTGAACAGGGGATGCGGCGACCCAGGAGAGGATTTGAATTCCGGATGAAACTGACCCGCCAGGAACCATGGATGGTCCCCCAACTCAATGATCTCAACTAAGT contains the following coding sequences:
- a CDS encoding CBS domain-containing protein — its product is MKTAKDIMSKNVITVKKDTPISELSDLLISYNINGLPVVDDDEKVIGIVTQGDLIEQNKNLHIPTVITLFDAVLFLDSEKKFEADIKKLTANKVRDIYSTDAITISVDAELGEIATIMAEKDVHTLPVLDDGKLVGVIGKLDLIRAMA